The window ACAAAGAAAGGAAAGAAGCCCGAACTAGTCGAGGCCCAGGCAGAACCTGAAGCAACTGAGCAAAAACCTGCGGAAACAGCAGTTATCGAAGAAGTAAAACCGGAAGAAGTAAAACCAGTCGAGCCCCCCAAGGAACAAGAGCCGGAGGTCATACTGCCTGCCGGCCCGCTTTTAGAAAAGCCCGAGCCAGCCAAACTGAGCGGCCCGCAGGTAGTTCGGGTCGAAGCGCCGGAACCATTAGGACCGCCGAGACCAAGACAAAAATCAAGACCAAGATACGATGCACCTGTTACTGAGCCGTTGATGTACACCAAAGGGAAACTGGAAGAGCCAATTGTGGCTTCACCGAAGGAAAAGGGACGAGGGCCAAAACGACACAAGGAGAGAACGCAGGGACGTCGACACAGTGATGACGATGTAAAAGTCATAAAACCGCTCAAAGTCAGCAAATGGCGACAGAGGGACATTGAAGAAAGACAAGCTCGGCTTGATGCGGCCGGCGGCGAAAGTCTGCGATTAAGGCCGACACGCAAAATCCTTACCAAGGCCCACGCAAAAGCTGTTGAAATCAGCAGACCGAAAAAAGCGACAATAAGCGAGCCGATTACAGTAAGGGATTTGTCTTCTGTACTGGCGGTAAAATCGGCAGACATTATCACTAAATTGATGCAGCAAGGTGTAATGGCCACTGCCAATCAGGTAATAAGCTCCGAAGTTGCGGAACTGGTTGCTCTGGAGCTCGGCACAGAATTGGTTGTAGAGCACAAAAAAACTCTGGAAGAGCAGATACGGGCCGAATTTGACGGTAGGCAAAAAAATAATCTCGAAAAACGTTCGGTGGTGGCAGCTATGCTGGGCCATGTTGACCACGGCAAGACCAGCCTGCTGGACAAAATCAGGACGACTAAGATAGCGGCCGGCGAGGCCGGCGGTATTACACAGCATATCGGCGCCTCTCAGGTCAGCTGGGACGATAAGAAGGTGACATTCCTTGACACGCCAGGTCATGAGGCGTTCACCGCGATGCGGGCACGCGGTGCAAATATGACCGATGTCGTGGTTCTGACGGTTGCCGCCGGGGACGGAGTGATGCCCCAAACCATCGAGGCAATACATCATGCCAAGGCAGCGGGCGTTCCGATTATTGTAGCATTAAATAAAATAGATTTGCCCGGCATCGATTTTAATCGCGTTTACGCGCAGCTGTCTGAGCAGGGTTTGACACCGGTGGAATGGGGCGGAGATACGGAAGTTGTAAAAACCAGTGCCGTTACCGGCACCGGCATTAACGATTTGCTCGAACACCTCGATTATACAGCCGAATTACTCGACCTCAAGGCTGATAACACGGTACCTGCGACCGGATGGGTAGTGGAGGCGAAGATGTCACCGCAGCTTGGTCCTGTGGCAACTCTTTTAATTAAAGAAGGCCGACTAAACAAAGGCGATGTGGTGCTTGCCGGCTGCGCCTTCGGCAGAGTGAAGAGCCTGAAAGACGGCTACGGCAAGAAGATAAAGTCAGCTGCAAGCTCTATGCCGGTGGAGATAGCAGGTCTGAGCGATGTACCGCAGGCAGGCGACAGATTTTACGTCACGGATGATATCAACAGGGCCAAAGCTGCCGCTGAGGAAAACCAAATGCTCTCGCGGGAAAACTCGCTGGCCAAACGAACACAGGTAACGCTGGATAATTTATTCAGCCACATAGAGTCCGGCAAGATAGCCGAGTTGAATCTTATCATTCGTGCCGATGTCCAAGGTTCGGTGGATGTTTTGACGAAATATTTATCTGAGCTGAGCACCGACGAGGTAAAGGTTAAGATTTTACATGCGGCGCCGGGCGGTATCACAGAAGGCGATTGTCTGCTTGCCGAGGCGTCGAACGCCATAATAATCGGCTTCAATGTTGTGCCTGAAGAACGCGTGGCCAAGATTGCAGAAACCAGAGGCATTGAGATAAGACTCTACGATATAATCTACCGCATAACCGAAGATTTACAAAAATCCATGGCCGGCCTGCTTAAACCCGAGGAAAAAGAGGAGCCCGTTGGCAGGGCCGTGGTAAGAACTGTTTTCAAAATTTCGAAGCTCGGCGCGGTGGCAGGTTGTTTAGTCAGCGATGGTATCGTGACCAGAAGTGCCAAAGTTCGCCTGATACGTGATAATATCGTAATCAGAAGCGACCTGACCATAGAGTCCTTAAAGCATTTCAAAGATGATGCCCGCGAGGTCAAGGCAGGCCTGGAGTGCGGCATTAAGATAGCTAAATTCGACGATATTAAGGTCGATGATGTTTTTGCCCTTTATGAAATCGTTAAAGTGGCAAGAACCCTTTAAATTGGTAATTAGTAATTATACCATTTGACCAAACAATGGCGACAAGAAGGCAGGAAAAGGCGGCACGAGCGATAAAAGAAGCGGTCAGCGACGCTATTGCCAACCATCTTAACGACCCGCGTATCGAGGGCTTTGTGAGCGTTACGAGAGTTGATGTAGCTGTCGACTTGCGCAGTGCGGAAGTGTATCTGAGCATCTTCGGCAAAAATGATACCGCCCAGGACAAAACTTATGAGGCGATAACGCACGCCAGGAGTCGAATACAATCGCTGCTGGCAGGTTCGCTGCAGTGCAAATTCTGTCCTGTTTTGCGGTTTCATAAGGACGAGAATTTCAAGAAGACGCTTGAAACCATAAAATTGATAGAACAGGCCGCAAGTGAGCGGAAAAAGAGGGATTCGGTTGACGAAAAACAAGAGCCGTTGTAAACTCGTGCTGCGTAACGCGAGCTGCCGAAACCGACAGGGAATTTTATGAAAAACGGTAAAAACTATTCGAAAAAGGTACAGAAACTGTACCGTTCATTGAAACATAAACATCCGGCAGTCCGTAAAGTCACATACGAAGAGCCGGTGGACGCCCTTGTTTATGCCATCGTTAGCTCGGAATTGAGCGAGCCGGCGGCGCAATCCGCGATTAATAAGCTTACGGAGCATTTCGTTGACTGGAACGACCTGCGTATTTCGCGGGTAGAAGAAATCGCCGAAGCAATTGGGGTGGAAGTGTCTGCTGCAAAAAACATAGCTTCGGCGCTTACTGCAGCTTTAAAGGCCGTATTCAGCAAATATAATATGGTCAGCTTAAAAGCATTGAGCAAGATGAGTAAACGTCCGGCTAAAGCGTTCCTCGAGAAAATAGAAGGTGTCAACCGCTTTGTGGTCGATTATTGTATGCTTACGTCTCTGCATGGACACGCAATCCCGCTCACAAAAAAGATGGCAGAATATCTGAAAAGCAACGAGTTGGCACACGCGGAAGCCGACGAGGAAGAAATAGAAGGCTTCTTGGCCAGGCAGGTCTCGGCTGAAAACGCCTACGAGTTTTATTCTCTTTTACGGAGAGAGAGCGAAGCACGCAAGGCGGGTAAGAAGAAAAAATAAAACAAAAGCTAAAAGGAAGGAACCGTTGTTTGAGATGTCAGAAAAGATATTAAAATTAGGTATACCCTCGGGCAGTTTGCAAAAGGCGACGGTTGAACTTTTCGGCAAGGCCGGTTTCAACATCGTCGAATCCGAAAGAAATCTCCGGCCTCGCATAGATGATGAGCAAATCGGGCTAACTATGCTGCGGGCACAGGAGATGAGCAGATATGTCGCCGGGGGCGAGCTCGACGCCGGAATTACTGGCTTCGACTGGATAGCAGAAAACAAATCAGATGTAGTAGCGGTCGCTGAGCTTGCATACAGCAAAGCTACAAGCGAACCGGCTAGATGGGTATTGGCCGTGCCGGACGAGTCAAAGGTGAAAAAACCGGCCGATTTGCGCGGAGGCATAGTCGCAACCGAGCTGGTCAAGGTAACAGAGAAGTATTTCGCAGATAAAAATATCGACGTAAAAGTCGAATTCAGCTGGGGTTCTACGGAGGTAAAGGCACGCCTTGTTGATGCGATAGTGGAGCTTACCGAAACAGGGACCTCACTTGTGGCGAATAATCTGCGGGTGATAGATACCGTCATATCTTCTACGACAAGATTGATAGCAAATAAAAAAGCCTGGCAGGATAAATTCAAGCGGGAAAAAATAGAAAATATCGCCATTTTGCTCAATGCTGCTGTCGAAGCCCGCACCAAAGTCGGCTTGAAAATGAACATAAAGAAAAGCGCCCTCGACAAAGTCTTAAAGATTCTTCCTGCCGAGAAAAGCCCGACAATTTCAAGTTTGGCCGACAAGGATTATATTGCGATAGAAGTCGTCATCGACGAC is drawn from Phycisphaerae bacterium and contains these coding sequences:
- the rbfA gene encoding 30S ribosome-binding factor RbfA, producing MATRRQEKAARAIKEAVSDAIANHLNDPRIEGFVSVTRVDVAVDLRSAEVYLSIFGKNDTAQDKTYEAITHARSRIQSLLAGSLQCKFCPVLRFHKDENFKKTLETIKLIEQAASERKKRDSVDEKQEPL
- the hisG gene encoding ATP phosphoribosyltransferase, whose protein sequence is MSEKILKLGIPSGSLQKATVELFGKAGFNIVESERNLRPRIDDEQIGLTMLRAQEMSRYVAGGELDAGITGFDWIAENKSDVVAVAELAYSKATSEPARWVLAVPDESKVKKPADLRGGIVATELVKVTEKYFADKNIDVKVEFSWGSTEVKARLVDAIVELTETGTSLVANNLRVIDTVISSTTRLIANKKAWQDKFKREKIENIAILLNAAVEARTKVGLKMNIKKSALDKVLKILPAEKSPTISSLADKDYIAIEVVIDDKVERTLVPALKRAGASGIITYPLNKVIH
- the infB gene encoding translation initiation factor IF-2: MAATRVYILAKELGVKSTAIVKKCQDEGLDVKNHMSWISAGLTATVREWFSEGEHATTVETTEKVDLKKVRLKKKRVTKKGKKPELVEAQAEPEATEQKPAETAVIEEVKPEEVKPVEPPKEQEPEVILPAGPLLEKPEPAKLSGPQVVRVEAPEPLGPPRPRQKSRPRYDAPVTEPLMYTKGKLEEPIVASPKEKGRGPKRHKERTQGRRHSDDDVKVIKPLKVSKWRQRDIEERQARLDAAGGESLRLRPTRKILTKAHAKAVEISRPKKATISEPITVRDLSSVLAVKSADIITKLMQQGVMATANQVISSEVAELVALELGTELVVEHKKTLEEQIRAEFDGRQKNNLEKRSVVAAMLGHVDHGKTSLLDKIRTTKIAAGEAGGITQHIGASQVSWDDKKVTFLDTPGHEAFTAMRARGANMTDVVVLTVAAGDGVMPQTIEAIHHAKAAGVPIIVALNKIDLPGIDFNRVYAQLSEQGLTPVEWGGDTEVVKTSAVTGTGINDLLEHLDYTAELLDLKADNTVPATGWVVEAKMSPQLGPVATLLIKEGRLNKGDVVLAGCAFGRVKSLKDGYGKKIKSAASSMPVEIAGLSDVPQAGDRFYVTDDINRAKAAAEENQMLSRENSLAKRTQVTLDNLFSHIESGKIAELNLIIRADVQGSVDVLTKYLSELSTDEVKVKILHAAPGGITEGDCLLAEASNAIIIGFNVVPEERVAKIAETRGIEIRLYDIIYRITEDLQKSMAGLLKPEEKEEPVGRAVVRTVFKISKLGAVAGCLVSDGIVTRSAKVRLIRDNIVIRSDLTIESLKHFKDDAREVKAGLECGIKIAKFDDIKVDDVFALYEIVKVARTL